From Streptomyces sp. NBC_01460, a single genomic window includes:
- a CDS encoding acyltransferase family protein — MSVRQLISRIDERTPAHRDRAVDGLRALALLAVPAGHWLLGGFTRDSGGALHNASPLSTFSVFSPVSWVLQMLGVFFLVGGYASVLSYHRRPSTTGAWLRGRMVRLGRPVLGVTAVWALMIPVLYAAGVPEDTLRTGAKLVIQPLWFVGVYAVVTALTPYCVRAAGRLGGWAAAPLIGSVALVDVLRYGPYADAVPSWLSLLNILPGWLFAYQLGVSWGEGRLSRRGARLLLVGGTALFAVLLLAFHYPASMVGVPGEARTNSHPPSLLVLALASAQSGAAVLLHGRIGRALRRPALWAPVVVINLSAMTLLCWHQTAMLTAAVPASFAGAVPGLTTAPDSAGWILARLAWMPLFAALLVLIARYARRFEAPWEAGGGTGTARRAAAGLLAAGFAVFALRLA; from the coding sequence ATGAGCGTGCGGCAGCTGATCTCCCGGATCGACGAGCGGACCCCCGCCCACCGCGACCGCGCGGTCGACGGACTGCGCGCCCTCGCGCTGCTGGCCGTCCCCGCCGGTCACTGGCTGCTCGGCGGATTCACCCGGGACAGCGGGGGCGCCCTGCACAACGCCAGCCCGCTCTCCACGTTCTCCGTGTTCTCACCGGTGAGCTGGGTGCTCCAGATGCTGGGCGTGTTCTTCCTGGTCGGGGGCTATGCCTCGGTCCTCTCCTACCACCGCAGGCCCTCCACCACCGGGGCCTGGCTGCGCGGCCGGATGGTCCGGCTGGGCAGGCCGGTGCTGGGCGTGACCGCCGTGTGGGCCCTGATGATTCCGGTGCTGTACGCGGCCGGGGTGCCCGAGGACACCTTGCGTACGGGGGCGAAGCTGGTGATCCAGCCGCTCTGGTTCGTCGGGGTCTACGCCGTGGTCACGGCCCTCACGCCGTACTGCGTGCGTGCGGCCGGGCGGCTCGGCGGCTGGGCGGCGGCCCCGCTGATCGGGTCGGTCGCCCTCGTGGACGTCCTGCGGTACGGGCCGTACGCCGACGCCGTGCCGTCCTGGCTGAGCCTGCTGAACATCCTGCCCGGCTGGCTCTTCGCGTACCAGCTCGGCGTCAGCTGGGGTGAGGGCCGCCTCTCCCGGCGCGGCGCCCGGCTCCTGCTCGTCGGCGGCACCGCCCTGTTCGCGGTGCTGCTGCTCGCCTTCCACTACCCGGCCTCGATGGTCGGCGTACCGGGCGAGGCGCGGACCAATTCGCACCCGCCGTCGCTGCTGGTCCTCGCGCTGGCCTCGGCGCAGAGCGGTGCGGCGGTCCTGCTGCACGGCCGGATCGGCCGCGCCCTGCGCCGCCCCGCGCTGTGGGCGCCCGTCGTGGTGATCAACCTGTCGGCGATGACCCTCCTGTGCTGGCACCAGACGGCCATGCTGACGGCTGCCGTGCCCGCCTCCTTCGCCGGTGCGGTGCCCGGGCTGACGACGGCGCCGGACTCGGCCGGCTGGATCCTGGCCCGGCTCGCCTGGATGCCGTTGTTCGCCGCGCTGCTGGTGCTGATCGCCCGGTACGCCCGCCGCTTCGAGGCGCCCTGGGAGGCGGGCGGCGGCACCGGGACGGCCCGCAGGGCGGCGGCGGGGCTGCTCGCGGCGGGGTTCGCGGTCTTCGCACTCCGGCTGGCGTGA
- a CDS encoding aldo/keto reductase, whose protein sequence is MSDTAKIATAQLGTGGPQVGVQGLGCMGISEFYGDTDEAAARDTLEAALEAGVTLFDTADVYGRGANETFLAPFVGAHRDEMTLATKFAIERTDDPHYRGVRNDAAYIREAVEASLRRLNTDVIDLYYMHRRDPLVPFAESVGAMAELVREGKVKQLGLSEVTGDELREAHDVHPIAALQSEWSLFSRDVELSAVPAAVELGVTFVPYSPLGRGFLTGAFADAVKELGKGDFRQHQPRFTGENAKTNAALLEPVHKIAAAHGATAAQVALAWVQQRAQVHGLAVVPIPGTRKRSRLLENVGATRLVLTDQELEQLEPIAGQVAGDRYPDMSSTSAARE, encoded by the coding sequence ATGAGCGACACCGCGAAGATCGCTACAGCGCAGCTCGGGACCGGAGGCCCGCAGGTCGGGGTGCAGGGTCTCGGCTGCATGGGCATCAGCGAGTTCTACGGGGACACCGACGAGGCCGCCGCCCGCGACACGCTGGAAGCGGCGCTCGAAGCCGGCGTCACGCTCTTCGACACCGCCGACGTCTACGGCCGGGGTGCCAACGAGACGTTCCTCGCGCCGTTCGTGGGTGCGCACCGGGACGAGATGACGCTCGCCACGAAGTTCGCCATAGAGCGGACCGACGACCCGCACTACCGGGGTGTGCGCAACGACGCCGCGTACATCCGCGAGGCGGTCGAGGCCAGCCTCCGCCGGCTGAACACCGACGTCATCGACCTGTACTACATGCACCGCCGCGACCCGCTCGTCCCGTTCGCCGAGTCGGTCGGCGCGATGGCGGAGCTGGTGCGGGAGGGCAAGGTGAAGCAGCTCGGTCTGAGCGAGGTGACCGGGGACGAGCTCCGCGAGGCGCACGACGTGCACCCGATCGCGGCGCTCCAGTCCGAGTGGTCGCTCTTCAGCCGCGACGTGGAGCTCAGCGCCGTGCCCGCGGCCGTCGAGCTCGGGGTGACCTTCGTGCCGTACTCGCCGCTCGGGCGCGGGTTCCTGACCGGTGCGTTCGCGGACGCGGTCAAGGAGCTGGGGAAGGGCGACTTCCGTCAGCACCAGCCGCGCTTCACCGGTGAGAACGCGAAGACCAACGCCGCCCTGCTGGAACCCGTGCACAAGATCGCGGCGGCTCACGGGGCGACGGCCGCGCAGGTCGCGCTGGCCTGGGTGCAGCAGCGGGCGCAGGTGCACGGTCTCGCCGTGGTGCCGATCCCCGGGACGCGCAAGCGCAGCCGCCTGCTGGAGAACGTGGGGGCGACCCGGCTGGTCCTGACCGACCAGGAGCTGGAGCAGCTGGAGCCGATCGCGGGCCAGGTGGCGGGGGACAGGTACCCGGACATGAGCAGCACCTCGGCCGCCCGCGAGTAG
- a CDS encoding MerR family transcriptional regulator yields MTVMDSTESVSARTDTCASAPRAHPRPEGQDRYTISEVVAFSGLTAHTLRWYERIGLMPHVDRSHTGQRRFSNRDLDWLAFVGKLRLTGMPVADMVRYAELLREGDHTFTERQELLEATRRDVKTRIAELQGTLAVLDFKIDFYSGARTAPEGV; encoded by the coding sequence ATGACGGTGATGGACAGCACGGAGAGCGTTTCCGCCCGGACGGACACCTGCGCCTCGGCGCCGAGGGCTCATCCGCGCCCCGAGGGCCAGGACCGCTACACGATCAGCGAGGTCGTCGCCTTCAGCGGGCTCACCGCCCACACGCTGCGCTGGTACGAGCGCATCGGGCTGATGCCGCACGTCGACCGCTCCCACACGGGCCAGCGCCGGTTCAGCAACCGTGACCTGGACTGGCTGGCCTTCGTCGGCAAGCTGCGGCTGACCGGGATGCCGGTCGCCGACATGGTCCGGTACGCGGAACTGCTCCGCGAGGGCGACCACACCTTCACAGAGCGGCAGGAGCTGCTGGAGGCGACCCGGCGCGACGTGAAGACGCGCATCGCGGAGCTCCAGGGCACCCTCGCCGTACTCGACTTCAAGATCGACTTTTACAGCGGCGCCCGTACGGCGCCGGAAGGGGTCTGA